GGGCGGCCGGCGGGCACCCGGGCCCCGGTGGTCCGGCCCCGGCCGGTCCGCGCCCGCGACCGCCGCCCGGGCACGCCGTCGCCGACCCCGGGCGCGGTGAACAGCCGCGCCGTCAACCCCGGCTCGGGTACGGCGACCGCCTGCGCCCGGCGCGGGACGTCCCCGGTGCGCGACCGGCCGTCGTCACCGTCGCGGGCGCCTGCCGTGCCGTCGGCCGGCCCGCCGGGCTGGTCCGGCCCGCCGGCCCGCCCGTCGCGCCGGTCGTCGTCCACGTCCCACCGGTCGGCCGCCTCCGGCCACCGGTGCGCGGGGTCGCCGTCGCGCGAGAAATCGCGGTCCTCGGGCTGCGGCCCGGGGCCGTCCCCGTGCCGTGCCGAGGGGTCGCCGGCGTCCGGTCCACGGTCCTGCCCGGTCGTAGCCGGACCCGCGTCAGGGTCGACGTCCGGGTCCCGGCCACCGTCGCCACCGGGTCCACCCGGTCCCTCGGGGCCACCCGGACCACCGGGCGCCGGCCCGCCGCCGGGGCCGTCGTCGTCCGGGTCGTCGGGGTGTTCCTCGCGGGCCCGCTCCAGCGCCTCGTCGAGCCGCTTGTCGTCCAGGCCGGGGGTGTCGAACGGATCCCGGCGACGCCGGTGCGGCAGGGCCAGCCGGGCGGCCACCCGGACGTCCTCGGCGGTCACCCGCTCCCGCCCCTGCCAGGCGGCGTGCGCCACGGCGGCACGGGCGGTGACGATGTCGGCGCGCATCCCGTCGACGTCGAACGCGGCGCACACCTCGGCGATCTGCCGCAGCGCCGCGTCGGGCAGCAGCACGTGCTCCAGCCGCGCGCGGGCGGCGGCCACCCGGCGGGCGACCTGCGCGTCGGCGTCGACCCAGCCGGCGGCGAAGCCGGCCGGGTCGGCGTCGGCGGCGAGCCGGCGGCGGACCACCTCGACCCGGACGGCGGGGTCGCGGCTGGCGGCCACCTCGACGGTGAGCCCGAACCGGTCGAGCAGCTGCGGGCGCAGCTCCCCCTCCTCCGGGTTCATCGTGCCGACCAGCAGGAACCGGGCGGCGTGGCTGACCGAGACGCCCTCCCGCTCGACGTGGCAGCGGCCCATCGCGGCGGCGTCGAGCAGCAGGTCGACCAGGTGGTCGTGGAGCAGGTTGACCTCGTCGACGTAGAGCACGCCGCGGTGGGCGGCGGCGAGCAGCCCCGGCTCGAAGGCGCGTACCCCCTCGGCGAGGGCCTTCTCCAGGTCGAGCGAGCCGACCACCCGGTCCTCGGCGGCGCCGACCGGCAGCTCGACCAGGCGGGCCGGGCGGCGCTCGGCCGGCGACCCGGCCGGGTGCGGACCGTCCGGGCAGCCGGGGTCCACGGCGGCCGGGTCGCAGCCGAAGCGGCAGCCGGCCACCCGGTCCACCGGGGGCAGCAGCGCCGCGAGGGCCCGCACGGCGGTGGACTTGGCGGTGCCCTTCTCACCCCGGACGAGCACCCCGCCGATGGCCGGGCTGACCGCGTTGAGCAGCAGGGCCAGACGCATGTCGTCCATGCCGAGCACCGCCGAGAAGGGGAACCCGCTCACTGCGACTCCTCCGTTCGCGACTGCGGGGCTCGCAGAACCGGCTCACTCCTCGCGCTCACTGCGACTCCTCCGTTCGCGACTGCGGGGCTCGCAGAACCGGCTCACTCCTCGCGCTCACTGCGACTCCTCCGTTCGCGACTGCGGGGCTCGCAGAACCGGCTCACTCCTCGCGCTCACTGCTTGTCCTCCAGGTCGCCCTCGCTGGCCAGGTACGTCTCGCGCAGCCGGTCGAGGGTGGCCGGCTCGGGTTCGGCCCACAGCCCCCGGTCGGCGGCCTCCAGCAGGCGTTCGGTGATGCCGCGCAGCGCCCACGGGTTGGACTGCTCCAGGAAGGCGCGGGTCTCGGCGTCGAAGACGTACGCCTCGGCCAGGTGCTCGTACATCCAGTCGTCGACCACCCCGGCGGTGGCGTCGTAGCCGAACAGGTAGTCCACGGTGGCGGCCAGCTCGAACGCGCCCTTGTAGCCGTGCCGGCGCATCGCGGCGATCCACCTCGGATTGACCACCCGGGCCCGGAACACCCGCCGGGTCTCCTCGCCGAGGGTGCGGGTACGCACGTCGTGCGGCATCGCCGAGTCCCCCACGTACGCGGCCGGGGCGGCACCGGTGAGGTGGCGGACCGTCGCCACCATCCCGCCGTGGTACTGGAAGTAGTCGTCGGAGTCGACGATGTCGTGCTCGCGGGTGTCCTGGTTCTTCACCGCCACGGCGATCCGGGCGAAGGAGCGTTCCATGTCGGCGCGCGCCTCCCGCCCGTCCAGCCCCCGGCCGTAGGCGTAGCCGCCCCAGACGGCGTACACCTCGGCCAGGTCGGCGTCGGTGCGCCAGTTGCGGGCGTCGATCAGCGGCAGCAGTCCGGCCCCGTACGCCCCGGGCTTGGAGCCGAAGATCCGGGCGGTGGCCCGGCGCTCGTCGCCGTGCCCGGCCAGGTCGGCGGTGACGTGCGCCCGCACGTAGTTCTCCTCGGCCGACTCGTCGAGGGCGGCGGCCTGCCGCACCGCGTCGTCGATGAGGGCGACCACGTGCGGGAAGGCGTCGCGGAAGAAGCCGGAGATGCGGACGGTGACGTCGACGCGGGGACGGCCCAGCTCGGCCAGGGGCACCACCTCCACGCCGGTGACCCGGCGGGACCGGTCGTCCCAGACCGGCCGGCAGCCGAGCAGGGCGAGGATCTCGGCGATGTCGTCGCCCTGGGTCCGCATCGCGCTGGTGCCCCAGACGGTCAACCCCACCGAGCGCGGGTACGCCCCGGTGTCGGCGAGGTGCCGGGCCAGCAGCGAGTCGGCCAGCGCCACCCCGACCTCCCAGGCGTTGCGGCTGGGGATGGCCTTGGGGTCGACGGAGTAGAAGTTGCGGCCGGTGGGCAGCACGTTGACCAGGCCCCGGGTGGGCGAGCCGGACGGGCCGGGCGGCACGAACCGGCCGTCCAGCGCGCCGAGGAGCCGGTCGATCTCGTCGGTGGTGCGCGCCAGCCGGGGCACCACCTCACGGGCGGCGAAGCGCAGCACCTCGGCGGCGTCGGGGACGGCCCGGCCGGCGACCTCCTCGACCACGGCGTCGACCGCGCCGGCGTCCCAGCCGAGGGTCTCCATGCCGACGACGAGGCGGCGGGCCAGCCCTTCGATCAGGTCGATCGCGTCGGCGGCGGTGGCCGAGGGGCCGTCCACGGCGTCGGTCAGCGTCTGCGGCACGGCCACCCGCTGCCCCGGGGCAGCGAGCAGCGCCTGCTCGTCGAGGCCGTGGGCGGCGGCGATCGCCTGGCGCAGGCCGGGCAGGGCACGGGTGCCGCCCCAGACCTGTGGGGCGCGCAGCACCGCGAGCACGAGGTTGACCCGGGCCTCGCCGGTGGGGGCCTCGGCGAGCACGTGCAGGCCGTCGCGGATCTGCACGTCCTTGACCTCGCAGAGGTAGCCGTCGAGGTGCAGCACGAAGTCGTCGAAGTCGTCGGCCGCCGGCATGTCCTGCTGGTGCAGGTCGTGGTGCAGTTCGGCGGCGCGGACGAGCTGCCAGATCTGCTGCCGCACGGTGGGCACCTTGGCCGGGTCGAGGGCCTGCACGGTGGCGTACTCGTCCAGCAGCTGTTCGAGTTTCGCCAGGTCGCCGTAGGTCTCGGCGCGGGCCATCGGCGGCACGAGGTGGTCCACGACCACGGCGTGGGCGCGGCGCTTGGCCTGGGTGCCCTCGCCGGGGTCGTTGACGATGAACGGGTAGACCAGCGGCAGGTCGCCCAGGACGGCGTCGGGGGCGCAGTCGGCGGCGAGCCCGAGACCCTTGCCGGGCAGCCACTCCAGCGTGCCGTGCTTGCCGAGGTGCACCACCGCGTCCGCGCCGAACCCGCCGTCGGACACCGGCGCGGCCAGCCACCGGTACGCGGCCAGGTAGTGGTGGCTCGGCGGCAGGTCCGGGTCGTGGTAGATGGCGATCGGGTTCTCCCCGAAGCCGCGCGGCGGCTGGATCAGCAGGGTGACGTTGCCGAAGCGCAGCCCGGCCAGCACGATGTCGCCGCCGTCGGTGTACAGCTCGCCGGGCGGCTCGCCCCAGTGTTCCCGCATCCGCTCGCGCAGTTCGGCCGGTACCTGCGCGAACCAGCGTCGGTAGGTGGCCTGCGGCACCCGGGCCTCGGCGGCGGCGAGCTGCTCGGGGGTGAGCCACTCGACGTCGTGTCCGCCGGCGGCGATCAGCGCGTGGATCAGCGCGTCGCCGTCGGTGGGCGGCGGCGCGTCACCGAGGTGGTAGCCGGCGTCGGCGAGGGCGGCGAGCAGCCGTACCGCCGAGGCGGGGGTGTCCAGGCCGACGGCGTTGCCGACCCGGGAGTGCTTCGTCGGGTAGGAGCTGAGCACGACGGCGAGCCGCTTCTCGGCGTTCGGCACGTGGCGCAGCCGGGCCTGGCGTACGGCGATCCCGGCCACCCGGGCGGCCCGTTCCGGGTCGGCGGCGTAGACCGACAGCCCGTCGGCGTCGATCCGCTTGAACGAGAACGGCACGGTGACGATCCGACCGTCGAACTCGGGAATGGCCACCTGCATGGCGGCGTCCAACGGGGAGAGTCCGGCGTCGCTGTCGGCCCACTGCTCGCGGGTGCTGGTCAGGCAGAGCGCCTGCACGATCGGCACGTCGAGGGCGGCGAGCGCGCCGACGTCCCAGGCGTCCTCGTCGCCCCCGCCGGAGGCGTCGGCGGCGACCGCCCCACCGGCGGCGAGCACGGTCACCACCAGCGCGTCGCAGCGGGCGAAGAGCTCCAGCGGGCCGTCGCCGGGGACGAGTCCGCGCAGCGAGCCGCAGAAGATCGGCAGCGGGTCGGCGCCGGCCGCGTCCACCGCGTCGGCGAGCACGTCGACGAAGCCGGTGTTGCCGGCCAGCGCGTGCGCCCGGTAGAAGACGATGCCGACGATGGGCCGCCCCGGACGGGTCGGCCGGTCGCCGTGGATCCCGTACGCCGGGCCGGGCGCGGGCGCGGCGAAGCCCTCGCCGGTGAGCAGGACCGTGTCGCCGAGGAACCGGGCCAGCTGGGCCAGGTTCTCCGGCCCCCCTTCGACCAGGTAGGACAGCGCCTCGGCGGCCACTCCGGCGGGCACCGTGGAGGCCGCCATCAGCGCCGCGTCGGGCACCGCCTCGCCGCCGAGCACCACGGTGGGCACGCCGGAGGCGAGCACCGCGGCGAGCCCGTCGGGCCACGCCTGCCGGCCGCCGAGCAGCCGTACGACGGCCAGGTCGACCCCGTCGAGCAGGGCCGGCACGGCGTCGACGTCGACCCGGGCGGGGTTGGCCAGTCGGTAGTCGGCGGCGCTGGCGCGGGCGGCGAGCAGGTCGGTGTCGGCGGTGGAGAGCAGCAGGATGCGCACGGACGGCTCCGGAGAGTGACACCCGGACCGGCGCGGAGGCGGTCGGGCGGGGCGGGGGGCGGGCGCGGTTCAGCGGGTACGACGAGCGGCCGACCGGGTCACCGGCGGTGAGCCGGTGGGCGCGGACGGCGCGGTGCGGGACTCAGCGGTGAACGGCGCAACGGGCGGCGCGTGGGCCGGGAGCGGCCCCGGCACGGCCGGGCAGGGGCGCGGCGGCGCGCCCGGCACGGGTACGACGGGTGTCGTCGACGGTGGAGACGCTGCGCGTCATCGGGTCCTCCTCGGGTGTCCACGCCCTGGGGTCACTCCGACGGCCGAAGTATCCTGGCTCCCGGATCGACGCTCTCCCCCGGCCTTCCAACCGCAGACACACGGCCGTGACTCACGAGGGGGGATCGCTCCCCGGTGACAGTGGCGGGACCGCGCCGGAATCGCACCGGCTTCCTTCACTGCCGTCAGGCCGCGAATGCTGCCACACCCGTCGCCGCCGGGTCAACGCCGCCCCACCACCGGTCGACGTCGACAGCGGTCGATCGCTTCGGTGCCCGCTCCGCAGTGGACACCGGCGCGCGATCGATGCGTCCGCACCCCGCGCCGGGACACCCGGACACCGCGCGGCCGGCCGCCGGGGCCGGCTGGCGGGGCCGGGCGACCGACCCGACGCGACGGCGTATCGGCCGGTCAGCGAGGTCCACGGGGCAGCGGGGCGGCGGCGGTGCGCCTACCATCGGCCGGGATCGTCCACCACGGTCGCGCGGAGGAGGGCCAGGCCATCAGCGGCACGACGTTCCAGCACCTGACCGGGCGGGTCTGGCTGCTGCCCGGTGACGCGGACCCGCTCGCCGTGCAGGCCGGCGTGGCGCTGATCA
This genomic interval from Micromonospora coxensis contains the following:
- the cobN gene encoding cobaltochelatase subunit CobN; amino-acid sequence: MRILLLSTADTDLLAARASAADYRLANPARVDVDAVPALLDGVDLAVVRLLGGRQAWPDGLAAVLASGVPTVVLGGEAVPDAALMAASTVPAGVAAEALSYLVEGGPENLAQLARFLGDTVLLTGEGFAAPAPGPAYGIHGDRPTRPGRPIVGIVFYRAHALAGNTGFVDVLADAVDAAGADPLPIFCGSLRGLVPGDGPLELFARCDALVVTVLAAGGAVAADASGGGDEDAWDVGALAALDVPIVQALCLTSTREQWADSDAGLSPLDAAMQVAIPEFDGRIVTVPFSFKRIDADGLSVYAADPERAARVAGIAVRQARLRHVPNAEKRLAVVLSSYPTKHSRVGNAVGLDTPASAVRLLAALADAGYHLGDAPPPTDGDALIHALIAAGGHDVEWLTPEQLAAAEARVPQATYRRWFAQVPAELRERMREHWGEPPGELYTDGGDIVLAGLRFGNVTLLIQPPRGFGENPIAIYHDPDLPPSHHYLAAYRWLAAPVSDGGFGADAVVHLGKHGTLEWLPGKGLGLAADCAPDAVLGDLPLVYPFIVNDPGEGTQAKRRAHAVVVDHLVPPMARAETYGDLAKLEQLLDEYATVQALDPAKVPTVRQQIWQLVRAAELHHDLHQQDMPAADDFDDFVLHLDGYLCEVKDVQIRDGLHVLAEAPTGEARVNLVLAVLRAPQVWGGTRALPGLRQAIAAAHGLDEQALLAAPGQRVAVPQTLTDAVDGPSATAADAIDLIEGLARRLVVGMETLGWDAGAVDAVVEEVAGRAVPDAAEVLRFAAREVVPRLARTTDEIDRLLGALDGRFVPPGPSGSPTRGLVNVLPTGRNFYSVDPKAIPSRNAWEVGVALADSLLARHLADTGAYPRSVGLTVWGTSAMRTQGDDIAEILALLGCRPVWDDRSRRVTGVEVVPLAELGRPRVDVTVRISGFFRDAFPHVVALIDDAVRQAAALDESAEENYVRAHVTADLAGHGDERRATARIFGSKPGAYGAGLLPLIDARNWRTDADLAEVYAVWGGYAYGRGLDGREARADMERSFARIAVAVKNQDTREHDIVDSDDYFQYHGGMVATVRHLTGAAPAAYVGDSAMPHDVRTRTLGEETRRVFRARVVNPRWIAAMRRHGYKGAFELAATVDYLFGYDATAGVVDDWMYEHLAEAYVFDAETRAFLEQSNPWALRGITERLLEAADRGLWAEPEPATLDRLRETYLASEGDLEDKQ